From a region of the Helianthus annuus cultivar XRQ/B chromosome 5, HanXRQr2.0-SUNRISE, whole genome shotgun sequence genome:
- the LOC110939017 gene encoding bidirectional sugar transporter SWEET1: protein MASVSILHTLFGIFGNAAGLFLFLAPTITFQRIINNSSTEQFSGVPYPMTLLNCLLSGWYGLPFVSENNALVTVINGVGALIEGLYVMVFVMYAPKKEKRFVGWLVVFVLVTFATVALVSVLVLAGDMRRCFCGFAAAVFSVIMYASPLSIVMTVIRTKSVEFMPFFLSLMVFLCGTSWFIFGLLGNDPFLYVCNGFGSLLGALQLILYAIYKDNAGNKDEKQVAEEGGSAKGTGVVDENKQAEEGNLTAAENDKV from the exons ATGGCATCAGTCTCCATCCTTCACACCCTTTTTGGCATCTTCG gCAATGCAGCCGGACTCTTCCTCTTCCTGGCACCAAC GATCACATTCCAGAGGATCATCAACAACAGTTCAACAGAACAATTCTCTGGTGTTCCATACCCAATGACACTGCTCAACTGTCTATTGTCGGGATGGTACGGCCTGCCGTTTGTGTCTGAGAATAATGCACTGGTGACGGTTATAAACGGGGTTGGAGCGCTGATAGAGGGGTTGTATGTCATGGTGTTTGTTATGTATGCTCCCAAGAAGGAGAAGCGGTTTGTTGGTTGGTTGGTTGTGTTTGTTTTAGTGACGTTTGCTACGGTTGCTTTGGTTTCGGTCTTGGTTCTTGCGGGTGATATGCGAAGGTGCTTCTGTGGGTTTGCGGCTGCTGTGTTTTCGGTTATTATGTATGCGTCGCCGCTATCGATCGTG ATGACAGTGATAAGGACGAAGAGTGTGGAATTCATGCCATTTTTTCTGTCACTGATGGTTTTCTTGTGTGGAACTTCCTGGTTTATATTTGGCCTCCTTGGAAATGACCCTTTTCTCTAT GTATGCAATGGGTTTGGAAGCTTATTGGGTGCACTACAGTTAATTCTATACGCCATATACAAAGACAACGCAGGTAACAAGGATGAGAAACAAGTGGCTGAGGAGGGCGGATCTGCCAAGGGGACTGGAGTGGTTGATGAGAACAAACAAGCGGAAGAAGGTAACTTAACGGCGGCAGAAAATGATAAAGTGTAG
- the LOC110940991 gene encoding vacuolar protein sorting-associated protein 60.2 isoform X1, translating to MKKVFGVKKDKTPPPSLNEASDRINKRGESVEEKIKRLDGELAKYKEQIKRTRPGPAQEAVKARAMRILKQKRMYEGQRDMLYNQTFNLDQVAFASEGIKDAQQTEIVQSMQGGAFFVLWLEVAAYLREMSALKTANKELKGMMKTVKIQEIDNLQDDMMDLMEVSNEIQESLGRSYNVPDDIDEEDLMGELDALEADMSLETEGEGVPSYLQPDNEPDYSDELNLPSAPIGHSIPARKVNNQVEDEFGLPQVPRASLRG from the exons ATGAAGAAAGTGTTTGGTGTTAAGAAAGACAAaacacctcctccttcactcaaTGAAGCTTCCGATCGA ATCAATAAAAGAGGTGAGTCAGTAGAAGAGAAAATCAAACGACTTGATGGGGAACTTGCTAAATATAAAGAGCAGATCAAACGAACCCGCCCTGGTCCAGCTCAAGAAGCTGTGAAAGCTCGGGCAATGAGAATTCTCAAGCAGAAAAGAAT GTATGAAGGACAACGAGACATGCTGTACAACCAAACTTTCAATCTAGATCAAGTTGCATTTGCTTCAGAGGGCATAAAAGATGCTCAACAAACA GAAATAGTTCAAAGCATGCAGGGTGGAGCTTTTTTTGTCCTCTGGTTGGAAGTTGCTGCCTACCTCCGTGAG ATGTCGGCTTTGAAAACAGCAAACAAagaattgaaaggaatgatgaagACTGTAAAGATTCAAGAAATCGAT AATTTGCAAGATGACATGATGGACTTGATGGAAGTTAGCAATGAAATACAAGAGTCTCTTGGTAGAAGCTACAATGTGCCTGACGACATTGATGAAGAAGATCTCATGGGTG AACTTGATGCTCTTGAGGCAGATATGAGCCTAGAAACAGAAGGTGAAGGGGTACCTTCATATCTTCAGCCCGATAATGAGCCCGATTACAGTGATGAACTCAACCTGCCTTCTGCTCCCATTGGGCATTCAATACCAGCCCGAAAAGTTAACAATCAA GTTGAAGATGAATTCGGTTTACCCCAAGTTCCCCGTGCGTCCCTACGAGGTTAG
- the LOC110940991 gene encoding vacuolar protein sorting-associated protein 60.2 isoform X2, with protein MKKVFGVKKDKTPPPSLNEASDRINKRGESVEEKIKRLDGELAKYKEQIKRTRPGPAQEAVKARAMRILKQKRMYEGQRDMLYNQTFNLDQVAFASEGIKDAQQTMSALKTANKELKGMMKTVKIQEIDNLQDDMMDLMEVSNEIQESLGRSYNVPDDIDEEDLMGELDALEADMSLETEGEGVPSYLQPDNEPDYSDELNLPSAPIGHSIPARKVNNQVEDEFGLPQVPRASLRG; from the exons ATGAAGAAAGTGTTTGGTGTTAAGAAAGACAAaacacctcctccttcactcaaTGAAGCTTCCGATCGA ATCAATAAAAGAGGTGAGTCAGTAGAAGAGAAAATCAAACGACTTGATGGGGAACTTGCTAAATATAAAGAGCAGATCAAACGAACCCGCCCTGGTCCAGCTCAAGAAGCTGTGAAAGCTCGGGCAATGAGAATTCTCAAGCAGAAAAGAAT GTATGAAGGACAACGAGACATGCTGTACAACCAAACTTTCAATCTAGATCAAGTTGCATTTGCTTCAGAGGGCATAAAAGATGCTCAACAAACA ATGTCGGCTTTGAAAACAGCAAACAAagaattgaaaggaatgatgaagACTGTAAAGATTCAAGAAATCGAT AATTTGCAAGATGACATGATGGACTTGATGGAAGTTAGCAATGAAATACAAGAGTCTCTTGGTAGAAGCTACAATGTGCCTGACGACATTGATGAAGAAGATCTCATGGGTG AACTTGATGCTCTTGAGGCAGATATGAGCCTAGAAACAGAAGGTGAAGGGGTACCTTCATATCTTCAGCCCGATAATGAGCCCGATTACAGTGATGAACTCAACCTGCCTTCTGCTCCCATTGGGCATTCAATACCAGCCCGAAAAGTTAACAATCAA GTTGAAGATGAATTCGGTTTACCCCAAGTTCCCCGTGCGTCCCTACGAGGTTAG
- the LOC110943428 gene encoding uncharacterized protein LOC110943428, whose translation MASINLVYTQLSAQQALLQAQANQSAFVTPQPRSLSTHTTQQTNAWNLRPERGPVQNVRRPSAHDTRDTYGETESNFVQNPNVQRKPIQARLGARNMNTEWDEEEDDPTYKGETTVFSRLHPEHEAYKPAKRAGYNPKAEHDYTLSYRPDDMAEDSKFIREIATAAIDKTKLPHNVGKYNGLTDPDDHLQVFKGAGATGGWNLPTWCHLFAQTFVGAARVWFDSLPAGKIKSWVDFREKFLAHFSQQRRHARDPADCLNIWRRDHEIVEDFITRYNKECLEIGDVGEKMMRAHFMRAVKCDDLIKRVKGRDGGPKDWETFIEAAKTIAQTDKQLTGDDHRQRAHNSNDRHGRKSRGQSWRSSSHRERSPPREDARHTINQIAHRKEVKKENREKQWTPLTKTPSEVLATENHQFKPPLQMRNKRGQDPNLYCEFHKDTGHLTDDCFSLKQEIERALRDGKLTHLVKGGKRDYRQIQRRDEGPDNKKLRKLETHMVQGGPRRPKKNYNKRTQDDSWREKQVIFPVVRGGPREKRPIVIPGVIGHYQTDYIFIDPGSTADIIYEQCFNQFDEEDKALLEPVDYPLTGFCNEAVFPLGQISFPVLLSDGRNSRTEEVTFMVLPAHSRHDILL comes from the coding sequence aTGGCGTCCATAAACCTCGTTTATACGCAACTCAGCGCACAGCAAGCTCTACTCCAGGCACAAGCTAACCAGTCAGCATTTGTAACTCCACAaccaaggtctctgagtacacaTACAACTCAGCAGACTAACGCGTGGAACCTACGTCCGGAGAGAGGACCAGTTCAAAATGTGAGAAGACCAAGCGCGCACGACACGCGCGATACCTACGGCGAAACAGAAAGCAACTTTGTGCAAAATCCCAACGTGCAAAGAAAACCGATCCAGGCTCGTTTGGGCGCGCGTAATATGAACACAGAATGGGATGAAGAGGAAGACGACCCAACATACAAAGGGGAAACCACAGTGTTTAGCAGACTTCATCCAGAGCATGAAGCATACAAGCCCGCAAAGCGCGCAGGGTACAACCCAAAGGCAGAGCATGATTATACCTTAAGCTATCGTCCAGACGACATGGCTGAAGATTCGAAATTCATCAGGGAGATTGCCACAGCTGCTATAGACAAAACCAAGCTGCCGCACAACGTTGGCAAATACAATGGTCTAACAGATCCAGACGATCATCTTCAGGTCTTCAAAGGCGCAGGAGCAACAGGTGGGTGGAACCTACCAACTTGGTGCCACCTGTTCGCACAAACGTTCGTGGGCGCAGCGCGCGTCTGGTTCGACAGCTTACCAGCAGGAAAAATTAAATCATGGGTTGACTTCAGAGAGAAGTTCCTGGCACACTTCTCTCAACAGCGGAGGCACGCCAGAGACCCAGCAGATTGTCTAAACATATGGCGTCGAGACCACGAAATCGTGGAAGATTTTATCACAAGATATAACAAAGAATGTTTGGAGATTGGAGATGTGGGAGAAAAAATGATGCGCGCACACTTCATGAGGGCAGTCAAGTGTGACGATCTGATCAAGCGCGTGAAAGGTAgagacggaggacccaaagattgggaaactTTCATTGAGGCCGCCAAGACAATAGCACAGACAGACAAACAGTTGACCGGTGATGACCATCGTCAACGCGCACATAACTCTAATGACCGACATGGCAGAAAAAGCAGAGGCCAGTCATGGAGGTCTTCCAGTCATAGAGAAAGAAGCCCACCGAGAGAAGATGCGCGACACACAATCAATCAGATAGCACACAGAAAAGAAGTAAAGAAAGAAAACAGAGAGAAACAGTGGACGCCATTAACCAAGACCCCATCGGAGGTCTTGGCCACTGAAAATCACCAATTTAAACCACCCCTAcagatgcgcaacaaaaggggCCAAGATCCCAATCTCTACTGTGAATTCCATAAGGATACGGGTCACCTCACCGACGACTGTTTCAGCCTGAAGCAAGAAATTGAAAGAGCCCTAAGGGATGGAAAGCTCACTCACCTGGTCAAAGGCGGAAAGCGCGACTACCGCCAAATCCAAAGAAGAGACGAAGGGCCGGATAACAAAAAACTCAGGAAGTTAGAGACCCACATGGTGCAGGGAGGCCCACGAAGACCAAAGAAAAATTACAACAAGCGTACACAAGATGATTCGTGGCGCGAGAAGCAAGTCATCTTCCCAGTTGTTAGAGGAGGCCCAAGGGAAAAACGACCAATAGTCATCCCAGGAGTGATTGGTCATTACCAGACAGACTACATCTTCATCGATCCGGGGAGCACCGCGGATATCatatacgaacaatgcttcaatcaatttgacgAGGAGGACAAGGCGCTCTTGGAGCCAGTAGACTACccactaactggtttctgcaacgaggCCGTCTTTCCCTTGGGACAGATATCATTCCCGGTGTTACTCTCGGACGGACGAAATTCAAGAACAGAAGAAGTCACCTTCATGGTGCTGCCTGCACACTCACGACACGACATCCTCCTATGA
- the LOC110943427 gene encoding uncharacterized protein LOC110943427 — MVGVPRHVAEHRLNVSEDAKPVVHAKRHLGDIKHDAMKEQVLELLNAGIIREVRYQTWVASPVMVKKPNDSWRMCVDYKDLNKACPRDCYALPDIDEKIDSLATFRWKCFLDCYKGYHQVQMAVQDEDKTAFRTPTGLYCYTKMPFGLKNAGATYQRLMNETFSDAIGKYIEVYMDDLVIMSKEEGTMLINIQKTFNTLRSVSIKLNPAKCSFGMEEGKFLGFIVTKDGFKVNPEKVQAIERMPSPSNIKDMQKLAGRLAALNRFLANHAAKSFPIIKTLCNCMKKSQFHWTPEAENAFREMKDCLIKLPTLTAPNKGEPLVLYLSASDRAVGAVLLVDRQGVQTPVYYVSRTLTDPETRYAIMEKLVLALIHASRRLRRYFANHVIHVLTNYNIGNILARPEVSGRLAKWAIELGGHNVVFRPRPSIKGQVLADFMTEVPDDKERECKAMEKAEKKQTEEPWLLYTDGASNKDGAGAGLRLVSPDKHEFTYAIRLDFKSTNNEAEYEAFLAGLRLAIKMGVRHIEAHVDSMLVAGQINGQYEAKGDVMALYLSQAKTLLQTFYSYKVHHINRSENKPADALSKLASTSFQHLAKDVRIEVLSNPSVPLREVSVIQTGTTSWMTPIIMYLQSGILPENKAEARKIQYKSEHYQMADGILYRKSYLGPLLRCVDADDANYLIREVHEGICGIHAGPRMVVAKVMNAGYYWPGMHLDAVKELRKCSGCQRHAPKTMRPKNELVQVTTAWSFQQWGIDMVGPFPEAPGAVKFIIVVVDYFTKWVEAKALASTTSAVVKRFIWEQIICRFGLPLRIITDNGTNFAADDLERWFKELHIEHTFSSVAHPQGNGQVEAVNKSIVDGIKARVRVCTFNPGDYVLRDNEASNAEKPGKLAPKWEGPYVIDAVLGKGAYKLRTINDKEVPRTWNAQQLRKCYM; from the exons atggttggtgttccacggcaCGTTGCAGAGCACCGTCTGAACGTCTCAGAAGATGCAAAACCAGTAGTGCACGCCAAGCGCCACCTGGGCGATATAAAGCATGACGCCATGAAAGAGCAAGTACTAGAACTACTAAATGCAGGCATCATCAGAGAAGTCAGATACCAAACTTGGGTAGCAAGCCCAGTGATGGTAAAGAAACCAAACGACAGctggagaatgtgcgtcgactaTAAAGACTTAAACAAGGCATGCCCACGCGACTGCTACGCCTTACCAGACATAGACGAGAAAATCGATTCTTTGGCAACATTCAGGTGGAAATGCTTTCTTGATTGCTACAAGGGGTATCACCAAGTTCAAATGGCCGTCCAAGATGAAGATAAGACGGCATTCCGCACGCCGACAGGGTTGTATTGCTACACCaagatgccttttggcttgaAGAATGCGGGCGCAACCTACCAAAGATTGATGAACGAAACATTCAGTGACGCCATTGGCAAGTACATAGAAGTGTACATGGATGACCTGGTGATTATGAGCAAAGAAGAAGGCACGATGCTGATCAACATCCAAAAGACCTTCAACACGCTACGCAGCGTAAGTATCAAGCTGAACCCAGCAAAGTGCTCATTCGgaatggaagaaggaaagttctTAGGCTTCATCGTCACAAAAGATGGTTTTAAGGTAAATCCGGAAAAAGTGCAAGCCATAGAAAGGATGCCTTCACCATCAAACATCAAAGACATGCAAAAATTAGCAGGACGACTAGCCGCGCTCAATCGTTTCCTAGCTAATCATGCCGCAAAATCTTTTCCGATCATCAAAACCTTGTGCAATTGTATGAAGAAAAGCCAGTTCCACtggactccggaagcagagaatgcgttccgcgagatgaaagattgCCTCATCAAACTGCCAACCCTAACCGCACCAAACAAGGGGGAACCTTTGGTACTTTACCTTTCAGCTTCCGATAGGGCAGTCGGAGCTGTGCTGCTTGTCGATCGTCAAGGTGTCCAAACACCAGTTTACTACGTGTCACGAACCTTGACCGATCCAGAAACCCGATACGCAATCATGGAAAAGTTAGTCCTTGCACTAATTCATGCTTCAAGGCGGCTGCGCAGATACTTTGCCAATCACGTCATCCACGTGCTAACAAACTACAACATCGGCAACATCCTTGCAAGGCCAGAAGTATCAGGAAGGCTAGCCAAATGGGCAATAGAACTGGGAGGTCACAATGTGGTTTTCAGACCACGACCATCAATCAAAGGCCAAGTCTTGGCAGACTTTATGACAGAAGTTCCGGATGACAAGGAAAGAGAGTGCAAAGCCATGGAAAAAGCTGAGAAAAAGCAAACAGAAGAGCCATGGTTGTTATACACCGACGGAGCGTCCAACAAAGACGGAGCAGGCGCAGGGCTAAGGCTGGTAAGCCCCGATAAACACGAATTCACTTACGCCATACGCCTGGATtttaaaagcacaaacaacgaagcAGAGTACGAAGCTTTCCTGGCTGGCTTACGATTGGCAATCAAAATGGGGGTTCGACACATCGAAGCGCATGTGGACTCCATGCTGGTAGCAGGGCAAATAAACGGCCAATACGAAGCCAAAGGGGATGTCATGGCACTCTACCTCAGCCAAGCAAAAACCTTGCTACAAACCTTCTACTCTTACAAAGTGCAccacataaacagaagcgagaacaagcCGGCAGACGCCTTGAGTAAGCTCGCATCAACAAGCTTCCAGCACCTAGCAAAAGATGTGCGCATAGAGGTTTTGAGCAACCCATCCGTTCCACTCAGAGAAGTAAGTGTCATCCAGACAGGAACAACGTCCTGGATGACACCGATAATCATGTACTTGCAATCAGGGATACTTCCCGAAAACAAAGCCGAGGCGCGAAAGATCCAATACAAATCAGAACACTATCAGATGGCAGATGGGATACTGTACCGAAAGTCGTATCTCGGCCCGCTGCTGAGATGTGTTGACGCCGACGACGCAAATTACCTAATCCGGGAAGTGCATGAGGGAATTTGTGGTATTCATGCCGGGCCTCGAATGGTGGTggcaaaagtgatgaatgccggatactactggcccgggatgcatctAGATGCCGTGAAAGAGTTGAGGAAGTGCAGTGGCTGTCAGAGACATGCGCCCAAGACCATGCGCCCCAAAAATGAACTAGTACAAGTCACAACCGCATGGTCTTTTcaacaatggggcatagacatggtaggTCCTTTCCCGGAAGCACCAGGGGCGGTCAAGTTCATAATAGTTGTGGTCgactacttcaccaaatgggtagaggcgaaggCGCTTGCATCAACCACGTCGGCAGTCGTCAAGCgattcatatgggaacaaatcatatgtCGATTTGGTCTACCTCTCAGAATCATCACCGATAACGGAACTAACTTCGCCGCAGACGacctcgaacgatggttcaaagaactACATATCGAGCATACCTTCTCTTCGGTCGcgcacccgcaagggaatggtcaagtAGAGGCAGTCAACAAAAGTATCGTTGATGGTATCAAAGCAAG AGTCCGAGTTTGCACTTTTAACCCGGGAGACTATGTCCTAAGGGACAATGAAGCTTCCAACGCAGAAAAGCCCGGAAAACTGGCGcccaaatgggaaggaccatacgtaATCGATGCAGTACTCGGCAAGGGAGCTTACAAACTGCGCACCATCaacgacaaagaggttccacgaacctggaaCGCTCAGCAACTCCGAAAGTGCTACATGTAA
- the LOC110943426 gene encoding uncharacterized protein LOC110943426: MASINLVYTQLSAQQALLQAQANQSAFVTPQPRSLSTHTTQQTNAWNLRPERGPVQNVRRPSAHDTRDTYGETESNFVQNPNVQRKPIQARLGARNMNTEWDEEEDDPTYKGETTVFSRLHPEHEAYKPAKRAGYNPKAEHDYTLSYRPDDMAEDSKFIREIATAAIDKTKLPHNVGKYNGLTDPDDHLQVFKGAGATGGWNLPTWCHLFAQTFVGAARVWFDSLPAGKIKSWVDFREKFLAHFSQQRRHARDPADCLNIWRRDHEIVEDFITRYNKECLEIGDVGEKMMRAHFMRAVKCDDLIKRVKGRDGGPKDWETFIEAAKTIAQTDKQLTGDDHRQRAHNSNDRHGRKSRGQSWRSSSHRERSPPREDARHTINQIAHRKEVKKENREKQWTPLTKTPSEVLATENHQFKPPLQMRNKRGQDPNLYCEFHKDTGHLTDDCFSLKQEIERALRDGKLTHLVKGGKRDYRQIQRRDEGPDNKKLRKLETHMVQGGPRRPKKNYNKRTQDDSWREKQVIFPVVRGGPREKRPIVIPGVIGHYQTDYIFIDPGSTADIIYEQCFNQFDQEDKALLEPVDYPLTGFCNEAVFPLGQISFPVLLSDGRNSRTEEVTFMVLPAHSRHDILL, translated from the coding sequence aTGGCGTCCATAAACCTCGTTTATACGCAACTCAGCGCACAGCAAGCTCTACTCCAGGCACAAGCTAACCAGTCAGCATTTGTAACTCCACAaccaaggtctctgagtacacaTACAACTCAGCAGACTAACGCGTGGAACCTACGTCCGGAGAGAGGACCAGTTCAAAATGTGAGAAGACCAAGCGCGCACGACACGCGCGATACCTACGGCGAAACAGAAAGCAACTTTGTGCAAAATCCCAACGTGCAAAGAAAACCGATCCAGGCTCGTTTGGGCGCGCGTAATATGAACACAGAATGGGATGAAGAGGAAGACGACCCAACATACAAAGGGGAAACCACAGTGTTTAGCAGACTTCATCCAGAGCATGAAGCATACAAGCCCGCAAAGCGCGCAGGGTACAACCCAAAGGCAGAGCATGATTATACCTTAAGCTATCGTCCAGACGACATGGCTGAAGATTCGAAATTCATCAGGGAGATTGCCACAGCTGCTATAGACAAAACCAAGCTGCCGCACAACGTTGGCAAATACAATGGTCTAACAGATCCAGACGATCATCTTCAGGTCTTCAAAGGCGCAGGAGCAACAGGTGGGTGGAACCTACCAACTTGGTGCCACCTGTTCGCACAAACGTTCGTGGGCGCAGCGCGCGTCTGGTTCGACAGCTTACCAGCAGGAAAAATTAAATCATGGGTTGACTTCAGAGAGAAGTTCCTGGCACACTTCTCTCAACAGCGGAGGCACGCCAGAGACCCAGCAGATTGTCTAAACATATGGCGTCGAGACCACGAAATCGTGGAAGATTTTATCACAAGATATAACAAAGAATGTTTGGAGATTGGAGATGTGGGAGAAAAAATGATGCGCGCACACTTCATGAGGGCAGTCAAGTGTGACGATCTGATCAAGCGCGTGAAAGGTAgagacggaggacccaaagattgggaaactTTCATTGAGGCCGCCAAGACAATAGCACAGACAGACAAACAGTTGACCGGTGATGACCATCGTCAACGCGCACATAACTCTAATGACCGACATGGCAGAAAAAGCAGAGGCCAGTCATGGAGGTCTTCCAGTCATAGAGAAAGAAGCCCACCGAGAGAAGATGCGCGACACACAATCAATCAGATAGCACACAGAAAAGAAGTAAAGAAAGAAAACAGAGAGAAACAGTGGACGCCATTAACCAAGACCCCATCGGAGGTCTTGGCCACTGAAAATCACCAATTTAAACCACCCCTAcagatgcgcaacaaaaggggCCAAGATCCCAATCTCTACTGTGAATTCCATAAGGATACGGGTCACCTCACCGACGACTGTTTCAGCCTGAAGCAAGAAATTGAAAGAGCCCTAAGGGATGGAAAGCTCACTCACCTGGTCAAAGGCGGAAAGCGCGACTACCGCCAAATCCAAAGAAGAGACGAAGGGCCGGATAACAAAAAACTCAGGAAGTTAGAGACCCACATGGTGCAGGGAGGCCCACGAAGACCAAAGAAAAATTACAACAAGCGTACACAAGATGATTCGTGGCGCGAGAAGCAAGTCATCTTCCCAGTTGTTAGAGGAGGCCCAAGGGAAAAACGACCAATAGTCATCCCAGGAGTGATTGGTCATTACCAGACAGACTACATCTTCATCGATCCGGGGAGCACCGCGGATATCatatacgaacaatgcttcaatcaatttgaccagGAAGACAAGGCGCTCTTGGAGCCAGTAGACTACccactaactggtttctgcaacgaggCCGTCTTTCCCCTGGGACAGATATCATTCCCGGTGTTACTCTCGGACGGACGAAATTCAAGAACAGAAGAAGTCACCTTCATGGTGCTGCCTGCACACTCACGACACGACATCCTCCTATGA